Proteins encoded within one genomic window of Fragaria vesca subsp. vesca linkage group LG1, FraVesHawaii_1.0, whole genome shotgun sequence:
- the LOC101302304 gene encoding uncharacterized protein LOC101302304 produces MLQELEELDQARLDAYNRMEAQKRAMARAYNKRVNNKTFAEADLAWKAVLLETEKDPKYGKWSPRWEGPFVVDHIIGNGEYHLRDHDGELHSMPINGQHLKKYYPTAGEM; encoded by the coding sequence ATGCTACAGGAATTGGAAGAGCTCGACCAAGCTCGGTTGGATGCTTACAACAGAATGGAAGCTCAAAAGCGCGCAATGGCCAGAGCTTACAACAAGCGTGTCAACAACAAAACCTTTGCTGAAGCTGATTTGGCCTGGAAAGCGGTCCTCCTTGAGACCGAAAAAGATCCAAAATATGGAAAGTGGTCACCTCGGTGGGAAGGACCATTCGTGGTAGATCACATCATCGGGAATGGAGAGTATCATCTTCGAGACCATGACGGCGAGTTGCATTCCATGCCTATCAATGGTCAACACTTAAAAAAGTATTACCCAACTGCAGGGGAAATGTGA
- the LOC101314495 gene encoding NADH--cytochrome b5 reductase 1-like gives MNPMDFIESLDPQILVGVSVAFVVIVAAAFLFSSKKPKGCLDPQNFKDFKLVKRTQLSHNVAKFKFELLTSTSILGLPIGQHISCRGKDSQGEEVIKPYTPTTLDSDVGYFELVIKMYPQGRMSHHFREMRVGDHLAVKGPKGRFKYEPGQVRAFGMLAGGSGITPMFQVARAILENPKDKTRVHLIYANVTHEDILLKDELDGLATTYPDRFQIFYVLNQPPEVWDGGVGFVSKEMIQTHLPAPGPDIQILRCGPPPMNKAMAAHLESLEYAPHMQFQF, from the exons ATGAATCCTATGGATTTCATCGAGTCACTCGATCCTCAGATCCTCGTGGGTGTATCTGTTGCTTTTGTGGTCATTGTTGCTGCAGCTTTTCTCTTCTCCTCCAAGAAGCCGAAAG GTTGCTTAGATCCCCAGAATTTCAAGGACTTCAAACTTGTCAAGCGCACACAATTGAGCCACAATGTGGCAAAGTTCAAATTTGAACTTCTGACATCGACTTCAATTTTAGGTCTTCCAATTGGACAACACATAAGTTGTAG GGGCAAGGATAGCCAAGGTGAAGAGGTTATCAAACCATATACCCCAACCACATTGGATTCTGATGTTGGATACTTTGAACTAGTGATAAAG ATGTATCCTCAAGGAAGAATGTCACACCATTTCCGTGAGATGCGTGTTGGAGATCATCTTGCTGTCAAGGGACCCAAG GGCCGTTTCAAGTATGAACCTGGCCAAGTTAGAGCTTTTGGGATGCTTGCTGGAGGCTCTGGAATCACTCCGATGTTCCAG GTTGCTAGGGCAATATTAGAAAATCCCAAAGACAAAACAAGGGTTCACCTGATCTATGCCAACGTGACACACGAGGACATTCTCTTAAAG GATGAGTTGGATGGCCTTGCTACTACCTACCCTGATCGCTTTCAAATCTTCTACGTATTGAACCAG CCTCCTGAAGTATGGGATGGGGGAGTTGGATTTGTCTCGAAGGAAATGATTCAAACCCATTTGCCCGCCCCTGGCCCTGATATACAG ATCCTAAGATGTGGTCCACCACCCATGAACAAGGCCATGGCTGCTCATCTTGAATCACTTGAATATGCCCCTCATATGCAGTTCCAGTTCTGA
- the LOC101302592 gene encoding uncharacterized protein LOC101302592: MLSSLLHAPPLSSLSASLPRLFSTRAAMAATSARIAVVGDVHDQWNLEEDTKALRFLQPDLVLFTGDFGEENIELVRSVANLEFSKAVILGNHDAWHTKKFSGKTKDGVQLQLECLGEEHVAYRRLDYTTVKLSIVGGQPFSHGGNQLFRMKLLSARYGFWIIVCYIFGRAVVRV; this comes from the exons ATGCTAAGCTCATTACTACACGCGCCACCACTCTCTTCCCTCTCCGCCTCTCTTCCCCGCCTCTTCTCCACGCGCGCTGCCATGGCCGCCACCTCAGCTCGAATCGCAGTTGTCGGCGACGTC CATGATCAGTGGAATCTAGAAGAAGACACAAAAGCGCTTCGATTTCTGCAG CCGGATTTGGTGCTTTTTACAG GTGATTTTGGTGAAGAGAACATTGAACTGGTTCGGAGTGTTGCAAATCTTGAATTTTCTAAAGCAGTTATTTTGGGAAACCATGATGCATGGCATACAAAGAAGTTTTCAGGAAA GACAAAAGACGGCGTTCAACTTCAGCTAGAATG TCTTGGCGAGGAACATGTAGCTTATCGACGTTTGGACTATACTACAGTAAAACTGAGCATTGTTGGCGGACAACCTTTTTCTCATGGGGGAAACCAGTTATTTCGGATGAAGCTTCTGTCTGCGAGGTATGGATT CTGGATAATTGTGTGTTATATTTTTGGACGTGCTGTAGTAAGAGTGTGA
- the LOC101314784 gene encoding chitotriosidase-1-like, translating to MSSKSITLPFLFSLILLFLSHYLNVSAAQTTVVKAAYWFPDSGQAASAINSTLFTHLFCAFADLNPTTYQVAISSANSPQFSTFTQTVQQKNPNVKTLLSIGGGNSSPSTFAAMASQAARRKAFIDSSIKLARNYSFYGLDLDWEYPSSTTEMTNFGSLLTEWRSAVANESSTSGKTALLLTAAVFRNADYYSINYPFQAVSSSLDWINVMTYDYYGPSFAEGKTNTYPPAALYNGGSTTLINGDAGIVSWINNAGISTKKIVIGLPFYGYAWRLLNPNNHGFFAPANGSAIGVNGDQGYNQIRVLISRGFQTVYNATVVSNYCYNGTTWIGYDDTQSIGAKVSYAKGKSLLGYFAWHTGADTTTWTLSQTAFSTWG from the exons ATGTCTTCCAAATCAATAACTCTTCCATTTCTCTTCTCCCTCATCCTCTTATTCCTTAGCCACTACCTCAATGTCTCCGCCGCCCAAACCACCGTCGTTAAAGCCGCTTACTGGTTCCCGGACAGCGGCCAAGCAGCCTCCGCCATAAACTCCACCCTCTTCACTCACCTCTTCTGTGCTTTCGCAGATCTCAACCCCACCACTTACCAAGTCGCCATTTCCTCCGCAAACTCGCCTCAGTTCTCAACTTTCACTCAAACAGTCCAACAGAAAAACCCTAACGTCAAAACCCTCCTCTCCATCGGCGGAGGAAACTCCAGCCCCTCCACCTTCGCCGCCATGGCCAGCCAGGCCGCTCGTCGCAAAGCATTCATAGACTCATCAATCAAATTAGCGAGAAACTACTCCTTCTACGGCCTTGACCTAGATTGGGAATACCCTTCCTCCACCACCGAGATGACCAACTTTGGCAGCCTCCTCACGGAATGGCGCTCCGCGGTGGCCAACGAGTCAAGCACCTCCGGCAAGACGGCGTTGCTGTTGACCGCTGCAGTCTTCCGCAATGCGGATTACTACAGCATAAACTATCCGTTCCAGGCTGTTTCGAGCAGCCTGGACTGGATCAACGTCATGACGTACGATTACTACGGTCCTAGTTTCGCCGAAGGTAAAACCAACACTTACCCGCCAGCTGCATTATACAACGGCGGATCCACCACTCTCATCAACGGAGACGCCGGAATCGTGTCGTGGATCAACAACGCCGGAATCTCAACCAAGAAGATAGTCATTGGTCTTCCGTTTTACGGGTACGCTTGGAGATTGTTAAACCCTAATAACCATGGATTTTTCGCTCCGGCTAATGGCTCGGCTATCGGAGTTAACGGAGACCAGGGTTACAACCAGATTAGGGTTTTGATCAGCCGAGGGTTTCAGACGGTGTACAATGCGACGGTGGTTAGTAACTACTGTTACAATGGGACGACTTGGATTGGTTACGATGATACGCAGAGTATTGGCGCCAAGGTTTCGTATGCTAAAGGAAAGTCTCTTCTTGGTTACTTTGCTTGGCATACTGGTGCTGACACAACTACCTGGACTCTCTCTCAAACAG CTTTCAGTACATGGGGATGA
- the LOC101302875 gene encoding cysteine-rich receptor-like protein kinase 7-like has product MITIFLKRKTTSLGPAFTTDGSMSYNHIKWFIKTYGADPMYNDTYVMNYCTSGSIWINFDDVEAIKTKVSYAKEMGLLGYNVFQVGNDDNWVLSRAAAEEEGGRQNKKQLLVIVLVTIAMFIILLGTIMCYMQRRVLKSIGIVGNIKRSVYRLLDIVPSTDSFDSNAPNLQVFSFATIKAATNNFSSKNKLGEGGFGPVYKGTLRKGQQIAVKRLSKTSNQGLEEFENEVTLAATLHHVNLVRVLGYCTKREEKMLIYEYMPNKSLDLYLFDPSRCDLLHWEQRVHIIEGVIQGLLYLQEYSNSTIIHRDLKSSNILLDDNMNPKISDFGLARAFRKNELEANTGRIVGTYGYVPPEYVRRGIYSMKSDVYSFGVLLLHIISGKRSSCFYGIDGNLNILEHAYELWKEGQGMDFVDPTLDDLTSSCKLLRCMGVALLCVQENPVDRPSMLEVSSMLKSESAAIISPKKPAFSVQKDEDEDHVYTYREEIYSVNDATMSEIVPR; this is encoded by the exons ATGATTACTATCTTCCTAAAAAGGAAAACTACATCATTAGGTCCTGCGTTTACCACAGACGGGTCCATGTCTTATAACCACATCAAATGGTTCATTAAGACATATGGTGCAGATCCCATGTACAATGACACTTATGTAATGAACTACTGCACAAGTGGGTCAATTTGGATTAATTTTGATGATGTGGAGGCTATCAAAACGAAAGTTTCGTATGCTAAAGAGATGGGGCTTCTTGGCTACAATGTGTTTCAAGTTGGCAATGATGACAATTGGGTGCTCTCCAGGGCAGCAG CTGAAGAGGAAGGAGGTCGACAGAACAAGAAACAGTTATTGGTGATTGTTCTGGTCACGATTGCTATGTTTATTATCCTACTGGGAACAATAATGTGTTACATGCAAAGGAGAGTACTTAAGTCAATTG GGATTGTAGGCAACATCAAAAGATCAGTTTATAGGCTATTAGATATAGTTCCAAGTACAGACAGTTTTGACAGCAATGCTCCTAATCTGCAAGTTTTTAGTTTTGCAACCATCAAAGCAGCTACAAATAACTTTTCGAGTAAGAATAAGCTTGGAGAGGGTGGCTTTGGACCTGTATACAAG GGTACGTTAAGGAAGGGCCAGCAAATCGCAGTGAAAAGACTTTCGAAAACTTCAAACCAAGGCCTTGAAGAGTTTGAAAATGAGGTCACACTTGCTGCAACACTGCACCATGTGAATCTAGTTAGAGTTCTGGGATATTGCACCAAGAGGGAAGAAAAGATGCTGATATATGAGTACATGCCAAACAAAAGCTTGGATCTCTACCTCTTTG ATCCAAGTAGATGCGATCTTTTGCATTGGGAGCAACGTGTCCACATCATTGAAGGGGTAATTCAAGGCCTTCTATATCTCCAAGAGTACTCAAACTCTACAATAATTCACCGTGATCTGAAATCTAGCAACATTTTGTTAGATGATAACATGAACCCGAAAATATCAGATTTTGGTCTAGCCAGAGCATTCAGAAAGAATGAACTTGAGGCAAACACTGGTCGCATTGTAGGAACATA TGGCTATGTTCCCCCTGAATATGTAAGAAGAGGCATTTATTCCATGAAATCCGATGTTTACAGCTTCGGTGTTCTGCTTCTGCATATCATAAGTGGCAAGAGAAGTTCATGCTTTTATGGCATAGATGGAAATCTAAACATTCTAGAGCAC GCATATGAGTTGTGGAAAGAAGGCCAAGGCATGGACTTTGTAGATCCTACCCTAGATGATTTGACATCGTCTTGCAAGCTCTTAAGATGCATGGGGGTGGCCTTGTTATGTGTCCAAGAAAATCCAGTAGATAGACCATCCATGCTGGAGGTTTCTTCAATGCTCAAGAGCGAAAGTGCAGCCATCATTAGTCCTAAAAAGCCCGCTTTCTCAGTTCAGAAGGATGAAGATGAGGATCATGTATACACATACAGGGAAGAAATCTATTCAGTCAATGACGCAACAATGTCTGAAATTGTGCCCCGATGA